The genome window gctgcggaaaaggatgaggtcaaaaggggggtgagtgtaaccgatgtgaaatggctagctagttagcggtggtgcgcgctaatagcgtttcaatcggtgacgtcactcgctctgagacctgaagtgtttgttccccttgctctgcaaggggtggcacgatgggtaacgatgcttcgagggtgactgttgtctgtgtgcagagggtccctggtttgagcccaggtaggggcgaggagagggacggaagctaaactgttacattgatgctgttgacccagatcactggttgctgcggaaaaggatgaggtcaaaaggggggtgagtgtaaccgatgtgaaatggctagctagttagcggtggtgcgcgctaatagcgtttcaatcggtgacgtcactcgctctgagacctgaagtgtttgttccccttgctctgcaaggggtggcacgatgggtaacgatgcttcgagggtgactgttgtctgtgtgcagagggtccctggtttgagcccaggtaggggcgaggagagggacggaagctaaactgttacaagGGCAATGTGAAAACATGCAGGGGATATACTAACAGTAGTCAGAGGTTAAGACAGAGGCTACCGGAGAGAACATATTGTTGTTATTCTATGAAGTTACATTTTCAGTCTGTGCAATGCACCTGTAACCATGGTGACATTTTTGTTGGTCTGGGTTTGCTTCCCTTTTACAGGCAGCCTCTCTCTTTGTTgtgtgaggagagaaagagagtagtcaCTGGACAGTGGCTGAAAGGCCTCGTCTGACTGGGGGATTATGggggtctgggggggggggtctgtgtacTGACACTGGAATGGAGCCACGCGCCCATGGGGGTCGACACAGGCCCCATCACTGAACAATGAGACGGTGAATCACCACTCTCCTATTTGACATCACTCTTTTCCAGTCAGAACAGACTTCCCTTTGGTGTGTAGACATCAGAGGCCCCGGCTGGTCAGGGAAAACAGAGTTAAAGTTCACGTTTGTTGATTTGATTATTTTAGTTAAGGCAAGTGCCGCAGGTTCACCAAAATAGAAGAACAGAACTGAATAGAATAGAGTCAAGGTTACCTATTGTATAGGGAGTTAGTCTTACCCTGAAAGATGAGCATTGACCATTAGCCTAATAACAATGTAATCCTAGACAGTGACACCCACCGTTCTCCATGAACTCTGTGATGATGTAGATGGGCTCCTGGGTTACCACGGCGAAGAGGCGCACCAGGCGCGGGTGCTGCAGCTCCTTCATCAGGTTGGCCTCGGCCAGGAAGGCAGCCATGGACATGGTGCCCACCTTCAGGTTCTTAATGGCCACCCGTCTGTGGTTGTTGTACAGACCTGCAGCATAGAGGAAGGCCATTGGTGATACAGTAAATAAATATATAGTAATACTACTATCACACTACAGTGTTATTATTCAGTAGTGTAGTATACAATGTGTAGGCCTATGACAGAGTCACTTGAGGACATGCAAGTTCACTATCGGTCACTCTCAACTAGCTGAGTTGTATAACCTAAGCTGTAATGGTGAGAATCAACTTGTTTTGTTATTGAAAGCATTCTTCTCAACATTTTATCTAAAACAAAAATGGTGATGAACTTTTTTCCAATCTGACATGCATGGATAAACATTTAATGTGGAACAACAATCACCCCAACGATGTGGGTGTATTCAGTTGCTGCTGTTCGGATGAGGAAAGGAAAAACAAATATGTTGCCAAGATCGCATGCAGGAGGAAGTTGTTAATACAAAGTTCCATGGCAGGCTATTTTGAGCTCTGATACAGGGGGCTGTTTTGAATGTAGCATTGTGTTCACACACATGAAGATGGACGATAGGGAAATCTCCCCCTCCACTGGAAAAATAGTGTGGAGGGTTTAGATTACATTAAAATATATTCTCACCATCAAGACATTGAAGTTTCTTGTGTAATGTTTGACTTTAGGGTCACAATGGGAGGCGATAGTAAATATTGTAATATAGACATACATGTATGAACTAATATAGACATGTGAAGAGCTTCAGAGAGACTTAGCTACAGACTCTGGATTTTGACTAGATCTTCAACCTAGAATGCTCACTGGCTCTTGCGTAATCCAACTGATACCTGACATCAATCCCAAGAGACTTTATACCAGCTCAAACAAGCTGTGCAGTCATGGCAGTATTTAGGAAATTACACACAATGCAGAACTAAAGCCTAAACTAAAGCTGCTCTGGCAGACACAGACAGGCCCAAAGCCAGATTGAGCAACTGGTTGCTTTATATCTAGGGCATCTATGTAAACCAACACACTCATTTGTATTCTGAAAATGTCCACTGTGGTTGTAGGTTGTATATAGCctgaacagtggtggaaaaagtacccaactgtcatacttgagtaaaagtaaaaaataccTTAATAAAAGAGGActagtaaaagtcacccagtaaaatactacttgagtaaaagtctaaaagtatttggtttaaaatatactttcctgttttttaaatttatggaaagccaggggcacactccaatattcagacataatttacaaaggaagcatgcgtgtttagtgagtctgccagatcagaggcagtatggatgaccagggatgttctgttgatatgtgtgtgaatttgactattcctgtactgctaagcattcaaaatgtaacgagtacctttgtgtgtcaaggaaaatgtatggagtaaaaagtacaatatttcctTTACTCACCCATCCAGACTTCCCCAAACTGCCCGGCCCCGAGCCGGCGCTCCATCTTGAGGGACTCTCGGGGGATCTCCCATTCGTCCTGCCACCAGGGTTTCTGGGGCACACGGGACTGGCAGGGCTTCATCAACCGGGTGCACAGGCCATCCGCCTCACCTgcagacacatacaacacaggcAGAGTCAAAGGTCAAACAATGCCACCTTATACAGTTCACATTTTAAAACAGACGAGTATGTGCACTATGGATGGTATGGTAATGGTTTTTGGTACCAAAGCTATATGTATTGTTTGGCTGATGTATTATTGTGTTCTGACTGGAGGCATCGCTCCAGGAGTTCAGACAGGGTGTGAGTCATAGCACGTACGTGAGTGATGCTGGACCAGCTCTTTCAGGGAGTTGAAGGATATCTTTGTGGTGATGTAGAAACCACCAGTATCCAAGTTGCGGATTCGGTAGTGCTTGACCGTGTCTCCCGTGTTCGGATCAAATTCCCTGACAGACAAGGAGAAGGAGCCTTTGgtggtctcactctctctgaccatGAAGGAGCCCTGTGTGTTACCCGGAGCTAGCAGGAGCCTCATGGCATCGTTTCTGGAGAGGTTCTTGAAAAACCATCTGAAACACAAGAAACAGGCGTAGAACTTCAAACAAAACCACATCCCTTTCCCTTAACGGGTGTTGACTGTTGTGTATGGGGAGATGGTGTTGGGGTTGAGTTAGACGCTGTTGGGTGATGTATGTTCTTCCTACGTGACTTAAAGTGAAATGAAATACAGTTATTtgactttctgaattgacttACGTCTCCATCTCCATGGAGTTCAGGGGGGCCACAAAGTTGTATGGGATGAAGCCCTTCTGGCCTGTGATGAGCGACTCTGCCATGAACCACTCCGGGTCGTCCCTAGAcagcacacacaacaacaacacttacATGTAGTGTAGCTGTTCTAACTAACACACACTATCTCACTATATCATACTTTCCAAGCCTTGGCAATGTGTCATGCTTTGTCAAACAACTACACACTTTTGCATACCTACACAAATATACCACATCCTCTAAAAAGTAAATGGCATCATCACACATCCTCCCCTATTCTTACTTATTGAGGATCTTCAGCTTGTCTCCCTTCTCAAATCCCAGGTCATCACTGTGGTTGGGTTCATAGCTGTATATGGCAACCACCAGGTTATCTGCACAACACAACACCCGCATGGGTTAGGAAAACATAAACCGTAATGATCAGATTTGACCCACAAGAAGATGGCACATATTTACCCACATATTCATGTATAAGAACATACCTggtagaggggaagagggaggcgTGAGATGAGAGGGGTATGGGATCAGTTGATCTGTGTACTGATAAGAGCAAAGCAGGTTAAGGTTCAGTAAAATAACCTAGGTTTCCACTTGAGAATTCAAAGATTGTCATTCAGTGTACTAACAATATGGAAGTTCAAGTTGTTATTTGCATGAGAACAGTAACACTTACAATTTAATTGACGGTAGAAAACAATTTCACCTTAACCAGATTAAGATTAAATTTCATTTAACAGGTTTTACGTAATGTTTACTTTGTGCCAACAAACTGTCCCACCACAAAATGGCATTCACATGTGCTCTTCTCCTGTATTTgtaatctacagtgccttcagaaagtattcacaacgcttgactttttccacattttgttgtgttacaaagtgggattaaaatggatttaattgtaatttttttggtcaatgatctacacaaaatactctgtaatgtcgaagtggaagaaaaatgtgaACATTTGTAAAGAATTCATAAAACACTaacatatcttgattagataagtattcaacccctgagTCCATACAtgctagaatcacctttggcagtgattacagctgtaagtctttctgggcAAGACCTTTCtatacctggattgtgcaacatttgcccattattcttttcaaaattcttcatgtGCTGTCAGATTGGTTGTTCATCattactagacaaccattttcaggttttgccaaagattttaaagtagatttaagtcaaaactgttactcggacactaaggaacattcactgtcttcttggtaagcaactccagtgtagatttggccttgtgtttaaggttattttcctgctgaaaggtgaattaatctcccagtgtctggaagAAAGCGTACTGAACCAGGGTTTCctcaaggattttgcctgtgcttagctccatcctgttaatttttatcctgaaaaactccccagtacttaacgattacaagcatacccataacgtgatgcagccaccactatgcttgaaaatatggaaagtgGTACTTAGTAacatgttgtattggatttgccccaaacataacactttgtattcgggacaaaaagtgaattattTTGGCACATTTCTTTCAGTTACCCAGCCACGTCCAGACGCTATGCCGCCGTCGAAAAACACTCACCAGTTTAGCTGACTTGGGGGGAATCGGGCAATTGCAGTGGTCACACACTTCGTCTAGGTTCTCTATCCAGTCATCATCATAATCTGAACTATAGTTGCATCCCATTTTACCTGAAACATGGTCAAGGGTTTCTGTCAATTTACATCACCACATAATAGAAGAGATTGATTGACAAAGTATAATAACAATTTTCGAGTACTTGAGTTAAACAATATAGTTGCTTAGTGCCTCATACTTAGACTTGGTTCCCAAGAGACTTAGTGAACTAGATAGCTGTAGCTTATTATATTACCCTCTTAAAAAGTAAAGAGCTGTTCAACTTCAGATCCCTTCGAATTTCAAATAAATCAAATGAAGTGTACATAAACAAACTCTTTAATAAGAAAAACGTTTTGCCCAGAATGTATTTTATGTTAACATTCATGTAAACATCTAATATCCCTTAAGTCCCCAGCCCTGGACAAACAACTCAGGATGTCCTGAGATGACTAAATCAGCAGAGTGAAAAAATTAAGTAATAATCTTGGCCAGACCAAAAGGTGAAATGGATCAGGAGGTATTAAACATACATTCTTGTTTCTGTGTAGCTTCACATCAGTACACAACAACCAGAGTGTAGCAGGATTTAAAAAAATCCCCCATCGCAATTTCAAATACTACAACACATTGGCATGTACGCCTTCAGTAAACTGTATATAGGCCTCATCCaatagtaatgtgatgaggaACTGCATGGAACTGAGAACTGATCCATATACTGGGTAGTTTGCTGGGATATGACAGACTTAAGATGCTGACAGATGCAATGAAGAGATTTGCCAATAatatacactatactgtatatacaaaagtatgtcgacaccccttcaaattagtggattcggctatttcagccacacctgttgctgacaggtttataaaatcAAGCTCACaaacatgcaatctccatagacaaacatagtagaatggccttaccgaagagctcagtgactttcaacgtggcaccgtcataggatgccacctttccaacaagtcagtttgtcaaatttctgccctgctagagctgccccaatcaactgtaagtgctgttcttgtgaagtggaaacatctaggagcaacaacaactGAGCCGCGAAGTGGTTGGCCAAACAAGCTGACAGAACAGGATTGCTGAAGCACGTAgagcataaaaattgtctgtcctcagtggaacactcactaccgagtttcaaactgcctctggaagcaatgtcagcacaagaactgttcgtcgggagcttcatgaaatggctttccatggcctgcacagaaccctgatcttaaccccatcgaacacctttggggtgaattggaacgccgactgtgagccagacctaatcgcacaacatcagtgtccgaccttaCTAAttctcttgtggttgaatggaagcaagtccctgcagcattgttccaacatctagtggaaagccttcccagaagagtggaggctattatagcagcaatggggggaccaactccatattaatgctcatgaatttggaatgagatgtttgacgagcagatgtccacataattttgatcatgtagtgtaatTTAATGAGACCTTTTTTGTTGAGACGCCAAATTACTAAATGTTTCACAAGGTACATTTCGTGTTATAATTATTTTACTTCATTTCGGAATGAATCATAGTTCGGATTCTTTGATAGAAAATGTGATTATATGTAAAATCGTACTAATCCAGTGTTAAACCATGTGTGGCGCGCTCTCAGTGCGGATGGAGTGCTCTGCCCCTCAGCAGTACAGTATGACCCTGTGCTCTCAGGCCCGTTCTACACTCCTATCCCATTGGTCGGCTCATGTAACGGGGTCAGTGGGCTAGTTGGAGTCGCCGCCTGTCCCAAGGGCACAAATCCGTGAGAAAATCTGACGGGTCGGGAAATGCCTGACCCTGGTAGCGATAGTCTACCCTTACACTGGGATGCTCAGGGACGGAATGGTGGAGGACAAGAGGGATTGTTTTTGGGTGGCATCTCTTCTGCTTCTGTCTGGCAGCCTCTTACAGAAATAAATCGAaacaaagtcaaaatgttccatttgaAGGGATTCCCCTTGGTTTCATATTTTAATCATATTCAGCTGCTGGTGGGCTGCCCTCCTCTCAAGGCCAAAGGCCAGATTGGTTTGTGTGACTCACAGTGCGCTGCCTTTGGTTTGTTGGCTTTATTATCATTATGTTGGGCTGCATTTGTCGAGACATTGTTTTTGATTCTGTCTGCTTCACCGCCACTCTCTGCGATGCTGTGTGGTGTGATGAAGGTCATACTGGAGGTTGGACAATGGTCACACAGAGGTGGAGACTGGACACACTGCTTTTTAGGCTACCTAGTGGTATGACTAACCTGCATTGCTCTTCACAGAGCTGTTTTCATGAATTACATCGACAAGATGGCCTTCCATAAGTACATCAACTGATCTGTCAGACTGCTCTGAAAATATGTTGTTGCTTTCATGAAATGATCAAGTTTTACATATGCATATTAGAAACTCTATAGCTGTAATGATTTGCTATAAAAATGGATACTAAATCACAAAGTCCTTCTTGGTCACCAGATCCGTCCCTGACAAACAAAAACCCTAAACAATTGTGTGTCAACTTGTTAGAAAAGCATAATAACCAGAAGAATTGCGTTCACCAAACCAGATGTTTTAACTTAAGTGACCGGTTTTCCCCTGTTGTTTTGTATGACCTTTTAAGCCAAGCCAAATGTTGTTTTTTCAGTACAGTTAACATCTTCTCAATATTGAATATAGCCTAAACATTTCTGACTCTGCTCATTTACTGTAGAAGACAAGTGTATACATTGTTGTACAATCATCCTGATAAATGACGCTTTCAATGGGAGAACACACCAATATAGATGAGTGCATTATATAGCACATCAGGTTAAAGACGTACCTCATGAACCTTCCCCAATGTGCTCTTCAACAGGGTGTCAGCGATTTCACTGGTCTACAGCCAGAGCAGCTTTATCCATGATTTAGATATCTAGTAATCCTATCAAAAACAGCAACTAAAAATATAACACTACTTTTGGAGAGAACATAAGAAACAATAGGATGTTGAGTGAGTTTTTCAGGCAGGGAGTTTTATATGTGAAGATCTCATCACTCACTCATGCATTGCCATCCAAACGTACActcgcacacccacacacacagacacacacacacacacacacacacatacacatacacacacgtgcacacacacctcCGTGGAGATATGGCAGCCCAAAGGGCTTCCTGTCGTTGAAAGTTTGAGGGTTGTTCTGCAGTGGCTCTGACAGGTGCTACCCATGCAGCTGTGTGTTACACAGGGAACATTGGGCTCCTCTGTAAATGGGTCAAGACAGTACCTCTCTCCTAGTGTGTGAATACTTGTGAATGCTCTATAATAATTATGACTGAAAACATGATGTATAATGTATAAGTAATATCTATCTAGATGTAGTGTATATCAAAATATCAAATTACTTTATTCTTGCTATGTAACTACtgtaaaaaaaaagagaaaaggaaagtggcatgtatgtaaaatgtgtgtatAATTTACATGtaacaacaaaataaaaaacagttaaaaaaaaagaagtttATTTTTGTCCTCCGAAGAGGAAATATATATATGGCCTACCCCCCGGCCaacccctaacccggatgacgctgggccaattgtgtgccgccctatggaactcccaattacagcttgttgtgatacagcctggaatcaaaccagggtctgtagtgactccgcTAGAActgggatgcagtgccttagatcgcggCACCATTCGGGAATTGGGTAAGGTCTTGGTAAAGGAGAGTCTCAGGCAGTCGATAGACATTTTGATTCAGATCTTCTGTGTATCGCAATGAGACCGTTATTATGGGAAAATTTGTGTCATCAACATTTAGTTGTAATTGCCAAATGAGTCATTGGTCCCCagttcctctctctggtctcactTCTGTGCCTCTGTGAGGGAACGTTGTCAATGCTGTGGACCACATAGCTCTTTGTTGCAGTGGTAGGCTGCAGCTTTAGACTCTAGAGCATGTACAGAAGTCAGCCCAAACATGTACAGGAAGTGCACTGAAATATGTGCAACTTGACTGCCACAGGTGATTCTCACATATTAAACCACTCAATTGAAGACTTTTTCCATTAATAATAAGCATGAGTGTGTCTCAGAAATTGTATTATGTATCCAGAAAACAATGTTTTATAGTTTTACTTTgtagaaggcacagtgatgccgaaacattggtgttttacccaatacattactgggagtttatatacagtgcattcggaaagtattcagaccccttgactctttccacattttattaagttgcagccttatcctaaaattgattttttttaaatccttcctcaaactacacacaataccccataatgacaaagcaaaaactgttttttagacatttttgaaaatatatataaaaatatatatttacataagtattcataccctttgctcagtactttgttgaagcacctttggtagcgatttcagcctcgagtcttcttgggcatgatgctacaagcttggcacagctgtatatggggagtttctcctattcttctctgcagatcctctcaagctctgtcaggttggatgggaagctttgctgcacagctattggaaggtaaaccttcgccccagtctgaggtcctgagcgctatggagcaggttttcatcaaggatctctctgtactttgctccgttcatctttctctcgatcctgactactctcccagtccctgccgctgaaaaacatccatacagcatgatgctgccaccaccatgcttgactgtagggATGGGGTCACGTTTCCACCAGAGGTGACACTTGGGATTtagtccaaagagttcaatcttggtttcatcagaccagagaatattgattctcatggtctgagtctttaggtgcctttaggcaaactccaagcgggctgtcatgttccttttactgaggagtggcttccgtctggccactctgccataaaggcctgattggtggagtgctgcagagatagttgtcctattagaaggttctcccatctccacagaggaactctagagctctgtcagagtgaccatcgggttcttggtcacctccctgaccaagactcttctcccccgattgcttagtttggccgggcggccagctctagcaagAGTCTTATTTGttccaaaacttcttccatttaagaatgatggagtccactgtgttcttggggaccttcaatgctgcacaaatgttttggtacccttccccagatctgtgcctggacacaatcctgtctcagagctctacggacaattccttcaacctcgtggtttggtttttgctctgacatgcactgtcaactgtgggaccttatatagacaggtgtgtgcctttccaaatcatgtccaatcaattgaatttaccacaggtggactccaatcaagttgtagaaacatctcaagaatgatcaatagaaacaggatgcacttgagctcaatttcgagtctcatagcaaagggactgaatacttacgtaaataaggtatttccatTATTttgttttctaaaaacctgttttcgctttgtcattatagggtattgtgtgtagattgctgaggacccCACTTCAGCTGATTTCTGCCATGGACCTTCCCCAGGATTAATATGCAGGGATCCTGCATTTGGAGATCTGGTGTTGAGCTGTGGTTGAGCTGTATACCAAGAAAGAGCTGAAGGTTTTTCCAGCACAAAGGGAGTAGAACACAGTTGAGTTTGGGggttgtttttctgtgtgtggcCACTTCTCATGCTCTTAAAATGTTGGCGGCCAGAGAAGACACGTTTCTGAGGTGAGCAGGACGATAGGAGATGGCGTTACGACGGGATGCTTCCGGGTTGCATGCAAAGTCGGGAGAAgaggaatattttttttttttttattattatttttttggtaTAATTATTGAATAtttgaaacatacaatatacttgcagtgaagccgctcaacaaccacatcacat of Salmo salar chromosome ssa01, Ssal_v3.1, whole genome shotgun sequence contains these proteins:
- the LOC106578585 gene encoding proto-oncogene tyrosine-protein kinase LCK; the protein is MGCNYSSDYDDDWIENLDEVCDHCNCPIPPKSAKLYTDQLIPYPSHLTPPSSPLPDNLVVAIYSYEPNHSDDLGFEKGDKLKILNKDDPEWFMAESLITGQKGFIPYNFVAPLNSMEMETWFFKNLSRNDAMRLLLAPGNTQGSFMVRESETTKGSFSLSVREFDPNTGDTVKHYRIRNLDTGGFYITTKISFNSLKELVQHHSREADGLCTRLMKPCQSRVPQKPWWQDEWEIPRESLKMERRLGAGQFGEVWMGLYNNHRRVAIKNLKVGTMSMAAFLAEANLMKELQHPRLVRLFAVVTQEPIYIITEFMENGALVDFLKTSEGSRIPINTLIDMASQVAEGMAYIEEKNYIHRDLRAANILVSDELICKIADFGLARLIEDNEYTAREGAKFPIKWTAPEAINYGTFSIKSDVWSFGILLTEIVTYGRIPYPGMSNPEVIQNLERGYRMPRSEDCPEGLYNIMKLCWNESPENRPTFEYLRSVLEDFFTATEGQYQEQPC